In Phragmites australis chromosome 17, lpPhrAust1.1, whole genome shotgun sequence, the following are encoded in one genomic region:
- the LOC133897245 gene encoding protein trichome birefringence-like 14, which produces MKGGCLHRLFVNKLCFVLVVLLAVPIIVLLLGGAPVLTIFNTTPDQINVFSQGFLPQQEQEHLGHDLSPLVGHSGPDSRSHAKKSKTKRNKDCNYAKGKWVADEKRPLYSGNECKQWLSKMWACRMMRRADFFYEKFRWQPRNCEMPEFTGPNFLKRMKHKTLAFVGDSLGRQQFQSMMCIATGGKYSPEVEDVGWEYGLVKAPGALRPDGWAYRFPATNTTILFYWSASLSELEPLNTESSVTSYALHLDRPVTFLKKYLNRFDVLVLNTGHHWNRGKFNGNHWELYADGKAVSKGRLADLNRAKNLTLHSIARWMDSEIVRHPQLKVFLRTMSPRHFVNGDWNTGGTCGNTIPLSNGSEVLQDHSSDLPAERAVNGTRVKLLDITAISQLRDEGHISNSTFKASTGIHDCLHWCLPGIPDMWNELLFAHI; this is translated from the exons ATGAAAGGCGGTTGTCTGCATAGGCTTTTTGTGAACAAGCTATGCTTCGTCCTTGTAGTTCTCCTCGCTGTGCCGATTATTGTTTTGTTACTGGGAGGAGCCCCAGTCCTCACAATCTTCAACACAACACCAGACCAAATAAACGTTTTCTCTCAAG GTTTTCTACCACAGCAGGAGCAAGAACATCTTGGACATGATTTATCACCCCTAGTTGGGCATTCAGGTCCAGATTCCAGGAGCCACGCTAAAAAAAGTAAGACCAAACGGAACAAAG ATTGCAACTATGCTAAGGGGAAGTGGGTAGCAGATGAAAAGAGGCCACTGTATTCCGGTAATGAGTGCAAGCAATGGCTCTCGAAAATGTGGGCTTGTCGAATGATGCGACGTGCAGATTTCTTCTATGAGAAGTTCCGATGGCAGCCACGCAATTGTGAGATGCCTGAGTTTACAGGGCCTAACtttttaaaaag GATGAAACATAAAACTCTTGCTTTTGTTGGTGATTCACTCGGCAGGCAGCAATTTCAGTCAATGATGTGTATAGCAACTGGTGGCAAATACAGTCCAGAGGTTGAAGATGTTGGATGGGAATATGGTCTTGTCAAAGCCCCAGGTGCTTTAAGACCTGATGGGTGGGCTTATCGATTTCCAGCCACTAACACAACTATCCTTTTCTACTGGTCTGCTAGTCTATCTGAGTTGGAACCTTTGAACACAGAAAGTTCAGTGACCAGCTATGCATTGCATCTTGATCGGCCAGTTACATTCTTGAAGAAGTATCTTAATAGGTTCGATGTCCTAGTACTTAACACAGGTCATCACTGGAACAGAGGGAAATTCAATGGAAATCATTGGGAATTGTATGCTGATGGGAAGGCTGTAAGCAAAGGTAGACTTGCAGACCTCAACCGTGCAAAAAATCTTACACTGCATAGTATTGCCAGATGGATGGATTCAGAAATTGTGCGGCATCCTCAGTTGAAAGTTTTCCTTAGGACAATGTCACCAAGGCACTTTGTAAATGGCGACTGGAACACAGGTGGAACCTGTGGTAATACCATTCCCTTGTCTAATGGAAGTGAGGTATTGCAGGATCATTCAAGTGATTTACCTGCAGAAAGGGCTGTGAACGGAACTCGGGTTAAGCTCTTGGATATCACTGCTATCTCACAACTAAGAGACGAGGGGCATATCTCAAACTCTACTTTTAAAGCTTCAACAGGAATTCACGATTGCTTGCACTGGTGCCTTCCTGGCATACCAGATATGTGGAATGAGCTCCTCTTTGCACATATTTAG
- the LOC133897247 gene encoding uncharacterized protein LOC133897247 — protein MGSEVVHSGGCHCRRVRWRVEAPASVVAWICNCSDCSMRGNTHFVVPAAKFRLDPGAEESLTTYTFGTHTAKHTFCKVCGITSFYTPRSNPDGVAVTVACVDPGTLAHVEYRRADGRNWEDWFARSDIAGFSKAEAAAAE, from the coding sequence ATGGGATCTGAGGTTGTCCACAGCGGCGGGTGTCACTGCCGGCGCGTGCGGTGGCGAGTGGAGGCCCCCGCGAGCGTGGTGGCGTGGATCTGCAACTGCTCCGACTGCTCCATGCGCGGGAACACCCACTTCGTCGTCCCCGCCGCCAAGTTCCGGCTGGACCCCGGCGCGGAGGAGTCCCTCACCACCTACACCTTCGGCACGCACACGGCCAAGCACACCTTCTGCAAGGTCTGCGGCATCACCTCGTTCTACACCCCGAGGTCCAACCCGGACGGCGTGGCGGTGACGGTGGCCTGCGTCGACCCGGGCACCCTGGCGCACGTCGAGTACAGGCGCGCCGACGGGAGGAACTGGGAGGATTGGTTCGCGCGCAGCGACATCGCCGGTTTCTCcaaggcggaggcggcggcggcggagtag
- the LOC133897665 gene encoding cleavage and polyadenylation specificity factor subunit 3-II — protein MDIECLVLGAGQEVGKSCVVATIGGKRVMFDCGMHMGYHDRRRYPDFSRVLAASGAPNFTAAISCVIVTHFHLDHIGALPYFTEVCGYHGPIYMTYPTKALAPFMLEDYRKVTVDQRGEEEQYSYEDILRCMKKVIPLDLKQTVQVDKDLMIRAYYAGHVLGAAMIYAKVGDAAMVYTGDYNMTPDRHLGAAQIDRLKLDLLITESTYAKTIRDSKHARVREFLKAVHKCVSGGGKVLIPTFALGRAQELCILLDDYWERMNLKIPIYFSAGLTIQANMYYKMLIGWTSQNIKDSYTVHNPFDFKHVCHFERSFINNPGPCVLFATPGMISGGFSLEAFKKWAPSEKNLVALPGYCVAGTIGHKLMSGKPTRIDLDKDTHIDVRCQIHQLSFSPHTDSKGIMDLIEFLSPKHVILVHGEKPQMAFLKERVESELRMPCYYPANYETVSIPTTQNLKMSASERFITSCSAEQTRDSLLKGNLICGSSVSEVNSSEKLAEGILLMEKHNTPKILCEDELLQVLGVERHVVQFELMVSSRIEAVDSTDESALQQVNAADFGSD, from the exons ATGGATATCGAGTGCCTCGTGCTAG GTGCGGGTCAGGAGGTGGGGAAGAGCTGCGTGGTGGCGACCATCGGCGGGAAGCGCGTCATGTTCGACTGCGGCATGCACATGGGATACCACGACCGCCGCCGCTACCCGGACTTCTCGCGCGTGCTCGCCGCCTCCGGGGCTCCCAACTTCACCGCTGCCATCTCCTGCGTTATCGTCACGCACTT TCATCTGGATCATATCGGGGCGCTACCCTACTTCACCGAGGTCTGCGGGTACCACGGCCCCATCTACATGACG TATCCAACAAAGGCTTTAGCTCCATTTATGCTGGAGGATTATCGGAAAGTAACGGTAGAtcagagaggagaggaagagcaaTATAGTTATGAAGATATTCTCAGGTGTATGAAGAAAG TCATACCATTGGACTTGAAGCAGACGGTTCAAGTAGATAAAGACCTCATGATCCGTGCCTATTATGCTGGACAT GTTCTAGGGGCTGCCATGATTTATGCAAAAGTTGGTGATGCTGCTATGGTTTACACCGGAGATTACAATATGACACCAGATAGACATCTTGGAGCAGCGCAAATTGATCGTCTGAAGTTGGATCTTTTGATAACAGA GTCCACATATGCTAAAACTATACGTGACTCAAAGCATGCCCGAGTGAGGGAGTTCTTAAAAGCG GTTCATAAATGTGTTTCTGGAGGAGGTAAAGTTCTAATTCCAACATTTGCTTTGGGAAGAGCGCAG GAGCTGTGTATATTACTGGATGACTATTGGGAGAGGATGAACTTGAAGATTCCTATTTACTTCTCAGCTG GTTTGACCATTCAAGCTAACATGTACTACAAGATGCTTATTGGATGGACTAGCCAAAATATCAAGGACAGTTACACAGTGCACAACCCATTTGACTTCAAGCATG TTTGTCACTTTGAGCGATCTTTCATTAACAATCCTGGTCCCTGTGTACTTTTTGCAACACCTGGTATGATTAGTGGTGGATTTTCTCTTGAGGCATTTAAGAAATGGGCGCCGTCAGAAAAAAATCTGGTTGCACTTCCAGG ATATTGTGTTGCTGGAACCATTGGTCATAAGTTGATGTCTGGCAAACCTACGAGGATTGATTTAGACAAGGACACCCATATTGATGTCAGATGTCAG ATCCATCAGCTATCGTTCAGTCCTCACACAGACTCCAAAGGGATCATGGATCTAATAGAATTTCTTTCACCCAAACATGTAATTCTTGTTCATGGTGAAAAGCCTCAAATGGCTTTCTTAAAGGAGAGAGTTGAATCTGAATTACGGATGCCGTGCTATTACCCAGCTAACTACGAAACTGTCTCCATTCCGACAACCCAGAATCTCAAAATGAGCGCCTCGGAAAGGTTCATTACAAGCTGCTCAGCAGAGCAAACTAGAGACAGTCTGCTAAAGGGTAACCTCATTTGTGGTAGCAGTGTGTCCGAAGTGAATAGCAGTGAAAAGCTAGCAGAGGGCATTCTTCTGATGGAGAAGCACAACACTCCGAAAATTTTGTGCGAGGATGAGCTTCTTCAGGTGCTGGGCGTGGAGAGGCATGTTGTCCAGTTTGAGCTGATGGTCTCCTCCAGAATCGAAGCAGTAGACAGTACCGATGAATCAGCACTGCAGCAAGTCAATGCAGCTGATTTTGGTAGTGACTGA